A single window of Metallosphaera hakonensis JCM 8857 = DSM 7519 DNA harbors:
- a CDS encoding RNA-guided endonuclease InsQ/TnpB family protein, producing the protein MDFLVTPPGQFTGDEEREPTSTPAIPGGVYEVEFKNMRTNVVRLLPNGSQRKKLLKLADTSAKLFNEINYERRQQFFREGKVDFKGTWGKCYEKYKGVLGVNAQAVMKNNEAWSSFFSLLKLKKQGKLPPRMGHVSPPRYWKDRESKEREKILVVRQDRYEVDEESHKIVLKDFMEIDFEGRLRWYGKQGRLEIIYHEDTDRWYAHIPVEVGVETTKRGKKSKHVVHGERRSIQVSPKGNKVASIDLGVNVLASAVVDDGTWLLYKGIRAKEDYFHFEKRVAEVQSLAHKARNVGECEAYEELTREKRRLFKKLERRFLHLYRTLARGIVEELHKLGVSTLYLGYPYNIGQDKGSKYAVNAWSYRKLIDAIELKAQEYGMKVYEVVEYNTSRLCAYHNVEVRRKPRGVIT; encoded by the coding sequence ATGGACTTCCTTGTGACACCTCCTGGTCAATTTACTGGGGATGAGGAGCGGGAGCCGACTTCTACTCCCGCAATACCGGGGGGTGTCTACGAAGTTGAGTTTAAGAATATGAGGACGAACGTAGTTCGTCTCCTTCCAAATGGTTCGCAACGTAAAAAACTACTGAAGTTAGCGGACACTTCTGCGAAGTTGTTCAACGAGATAAACTACGAGAGGAGGCAACAGTTCTTCCGAGAAGGAAAGGTGGACTTCAAGGGGACGTGGGGTAAGTGCTACGAGAAGTACAAGGGTGTACTTGGTGTCAACGCTCAGGCTGTGATGAAGAACAACGAGGCGTGGTCGTCCTTCTTCTCCCTTCTGAAGCTGAAGAAACAGGGAAAGTTACCGCCCCGCATGGGTCACGTTTCTCCTCCACGTTATTGGAAGGACAGGGAGAGCAAGGAGAGGGAGAAGATACTGGTGGTTAGGCAAGACCGTTATGAAGTGGATGAGGAGAGTCATAAGATCGTCCTCAAGGACTTCATGGAGATCGATTTTGAAGGTAGGCTTAGGTGGTACGGTAAGCAAGGTAGGCTGGAGATAATTTACCATGAGGACACGGACAGGTGGTACGCCCACATACCCGTTGAGGTAGGCGTTGAGACCACTAAGAGAGGTAAAAAGTCTAAACACGTAGTTCACGGTGAGAGGAGGTCAATTCAAGTTTCACCGAAAGGTAATAAGGTAGCTTCCATTGATCTGGGTGTAAACGTTTTGGCAAGTGCAGTGGTGGACGACGGCACTTGGTTGTTATACAAGGGTATTAGGGCAAAGGAGGACTACTTTCACTTCGAGAAGAGGGTTGCTGAAGTTCAATCACTTGCCCACAAAGCTAGAAACGTAGGTGAGTGTGAGGCTTACGAGGAGTTAACGAGAGAGAAGAGGAGGCTGTTCAAGAAGTTAGAGAGGAGGTTCCTCCATCTATACAGAACATTGGCGAGAGGTATCGTTGAGGAACTTCATAAGTTGGGCGTATCCACCCTCTACCTGGGCTATCCTTACAACATTGGGCAAGATAAGGGTAGCAAGTACGCTGTGAACGCATGGTCTTACCGTAAGCTCATTGACGCAATCGAACTTAAGGCTCAGGAGTACGGCATGAAGGTGTATGAGGTAGTTGAGTACAACACGTCCAGACTATGCGCTTATCATAACGTTGAGGTGAGGAGGAAACCTAGGGGAGTAATAACGTGA
- a CDS encoding class I SAM-dependent methyltransferase: MEHHFRRLLDPERKKFEDPEKFIPSLLKGDEVVADMGCGPGYYCPVLEEHSRMLYCVDLSEKAIEMTRSRVKRDSTTLLNESSDHTSIPSSSIDVVIFSNSFHDMNPSTVYKEVLRILKPSGKVIIVDWKKDAPIGPPVDVRMSKEDYIRVFKDFDLESEFTPGPYHFGLVFKRKLQS, translated from the coding sequence ATGGAACATCATTTTAGAAGGCTCTTGGATCCAGAGAGGAAGAAGTTTGAGGACCCAGAGAAATTTATTCCATCCTTACTTAAGGGAGATGAAGTCGTTGCGGACATGGGATGTGGTCCAGGATATTATTGTCCCGTGTTGGAGGAGCATTCTCGAATGCTCTACTGCGTTGATTTGAGCGAGAAAGCCATTGAAATGACCAGGTCAAGGGTTAAGAGGGACTCCACAACATTGCTGAACGAGTCATCTGATCACACCTCCATTCCTTCCTCTTCCATTGACGTGGTGATATTTTCAAACTCCTTTCACGACATGAACCCCTCAACAGTGTATAAGGAAGTTCTCAGAATACTTAAACCGAGTGGGAAAGTAATCATTGTAGACTGGAAAAAGGACGCTCCCATTGGTCCACCAGTCGATGTAAGAATGTCCAAGGAGGATTACATCAGAGTATTCAAGGATTTTGACCTAGAGTCCGAGTTCACTCCAGGTCCCTATCACTTTGGTCTCGTTTTCAAGAGAAAACTCCAAAGTTAA
- a CDS encoding ISH3 family transposase — protein MVTPGLPHQNNLQQIGYKLLSMLTFKGRRAEEVARVLVSACLWKDSVEGRSNGYNVSPQTVRNYVEEQGNEVVEKLLESMRRISMEMLKGVKEVDVSIDWTTKTWYGKPVNGLGSSAKGSSWNYATATTKYQGMVLLLAFVPQVNGMTKDEIVKFLVEQIAGMGFKVRLVTLDAGFYTVEVLRFISQFKYVIGVPVGDVKIYEEFDGEYATNSKRRKKEEQVNFRLLVYGKEIVKKKRKTVVYFARATNLNLTKREVLKLYNKVRGPIETSYRNIKAFLPFTSSTKFVFRELIFVLAMVFYSLYTVFKDVMRREEFRLLLILCFLDDLSDLKDFIFTLEKTLNNKIDLFLRR, from the coding sequence GTGGTAACACCGGGTCTTCCTCACCAAAATAATCTACAACAAATAGGATATAAATTACTTTCCATGTTAACCTTCAAGGGGAGAAGGGCGGAGGAGGTAGCGAGAGTCCTGGTCTCCGCGTGCTTATGGAAGGACTCCGTGGAGGGCAGGTCCAACGGGTACAACGTGTCACCTCAGACCGTGAGGAACTACGTGGAGGAGCAGGGAAACGAGGTTGTGGAGAAGCTCCTGGAGTCCATGAGGAGGATTTCCATGGAGATGCTCAAGGGAGTGAAGGAGGTCGACGTTTCCATAGATTGGACCACGAAGACGTGGTACGGTAAGCCGGTGAACGGGTTGGGTAGTTCGGCCAAGGGGAGCTCGTGGAACTACGCCACCGCGACCACGAAGTATCAGGGAATGGTGCTCCTCCTGGCCTTCGTTCCCCAAGTTAACGGGATGACCAAGGACGAGATCGTGAAGTTCCTCGTGGAGCAAATTGCGGGAATGGGCTTCAAGGTGAGGCTCGTAACCCTGGACGCGGGCTTCTACACCGTGGAAGTCCTCAGGTTCATATCGCAGTTCAAGTACGTGATAGGAGTCCCCGTGGGGGACGTGAAGATATACGAGGAGTTCGACGGGGAGTACGCGACCAATAGCAAGAGACGTAAGAAGGAAGAGCAGGTCAACTTCAGACTTCTGGTGTATGGTAAGGAAATCGTTAAGAAGAAGAGGAAGACCGTGGTGTACTTCGCGAGGGCGACCAACCTCAACCTAACCAAGAGGGAAGTGCTGAAGCTGTACAACAAGGTTAGGGGTCCCATTGAGACGTCTTACAGGAACATCAAGGCCTTCCTTCCCTTCACGAGCTCCACCAAGTTCGTCTTCCGCGAGTTGATCTTCGTGCTGGCCATGGTCTTCTACTCGCTTTACACCGTGTTCAAGGACGTCATGAGAAGGGAGGAGTTCAGGTTGCTGCTCATCCTCTGCTTTCTAGACGATCTATCGGATCTCAAGGATTTTATATTTACTCTTGAGAAAACACTTAATAACAAGATAGATTTATTTTTACGGAGGTGA
- the purE gene encoding 5-(carboxyamino)imidazole ribonucleotide mutase — MPLVGVIMGSKSDWEVMKEAVEVLKAFEVSHEVKVVSAHRTPEFMMNYAREAHQRGLEVIIAGAGGAAHLPGMVASLTHLPVIGVPVPSRNLNGLDSLLSIVQMPYGVPVATVAIGGAKNAGLLAVRILSLKHQDLAEKMRKFMEEMRDEVLSTQLI, encoded by the coding sequence ATGCCGTTAGTTGGAGTTATTATGGGTAGCAAAAGTGACTGGGAAGTTATGAAGGAGGCAGTAGAGGTACTAAAGGCCTTTGAAGTTTCCCATGAAGTGAAGGTAGTTTCTGCTCATAGAACTCCTGAATTCATGATGAACTACGCTAGGGAAGCCCATCAACGTGGTCTTGAGGTAATTATTGCCGGGGCTGGAGGGGCGGCACATCTCCCGGGAATGGTCGCGTCGTTAACGCATCTTCCAGTGATAGGAGTTCCAGTTCCATCTAGGAATCTAAACGGTTTGGATTCCCTCCTTTCCATAGTCCAAATGCCCTATGGTGTTCCAGTGGCCACTGTGGCCATCGGCGGAGCGAAGAATGCTGGGCTACTCGCAGTGAGGATACTCTCCTTGAAGCATCAGGATCTAGCTGAGAAAATGAGGAAATTCATGGAGGAAATGAGAGATGAGGTTCTCTCGACACAACTCATTTAG
- a CDS encoding APC family permease, giving the protein MSKSKISPTEVFFLSFGGQSPFISLIAFGTVMLSYVGSNAAFAMIVTTLLVMVNASVVYSLSKRFNKGGGYYTYALHALTSDLGITTGWMYILYSLAYGGTLMIGGVYVLNLLTGLDPFYLTLIVGMLASGIVIAGVKISAKYAVAVGILEIIAILGISIFFMYENGFRFYDPVPAQFPSGLPEAILFGIGIPSGYSSIVSYPEEIENAGKTVSKISILVPLIGGGLATFFFYSLATLSFNTSLVDLLLSKFGIIGGIAISAIALSDAVLGGIAYLLAGSRTLYNMSKNGHLVYVLAKEYKGQPKAAEILVSVLVVLSLLFLSKDFGPLVALGLIGGVSGMSNLYIHMAAGVSLGRMGRRKPKKHIHEIIFAIFSLILSGWILFVSLGQLEKYVVYFFLGWIILGFLLAESLEMFKEDQEKG; this is encoded by the coding sequence ATGAGTAAATCCAAGATCTCTCCCACAGAGGTGTTCTTTCTATCTTTCGGTGGTCAGTCCCCATTCATATCATTAATAGCCTTTGGTACGGTGATGCTTTCCTATGTGGGATCAAACGCGGCTTTCGCAATGATTGTAACTACGCTGCTTGTAATGGTTAATGCATCCGTTGTATATTCTTTATCCAAAAGGTTTAACAAGGGAGGGGGGTATTACACATATGCTCTTCACGCCCTTACTAGCGACCTCGGCATAACCACTGGGTGGATGTACATCCTCTATTCTCTGGCATATGGTGGTACCTTAATGATAGGTGGCGTTTACGTTCTAAACTTACTTACCGGACTTGATCCCTTTTATCTGACCTTGATAGTAGGCATGTTGGCATCAGGGATTGTTATAGCCGGCGTAAAGATTTCAGCCAAGTACGCTGTAGCAGTTGGGATATTGGAGATCATAGCTATCCTAGGGATATCGATTTTCTTCATGTATGAAAACGGGTTTAGGTTCTACGACCCAGTACCTGCTCAATTTCCGTCAGGATTACCTGAGGCTATACTTTTTGGAATCGGAATTCCTTCCGGGTATTCAAGTATAGTTAGCTACCCTGAAGAGATAGAGAATGCAGGCAAGACCGTAAGCAAGATATCTATTCTCGTTCCCTTGATTGGAGGAGGTTTAGCAACCTTCTTCTTCTATTCCTTGGCCACTTTGAGTTTCAATACTAGTCTAGTTGACCTTCTTCTATCTAAGTTTGGAATAATCGGAGGAATAGCCATATCTGCAATAGCGCTCAGTGACGCAGTGCTTGGAGGAATTGCCTATCTACTTGCAGGATCCAGGACGCTCTATAACATGTCTAAGAACGGCCATCTCGTATATGTATTAGCCAAAGAATACAAGGGTCAACCCAAGGCAGCTGAAATCTTGGTCTCTGTCCTTGTGGTTCTATCCCTACTTTTCCTATCTAAGGACTTCGGGCCCCTGGTGGCCTTGGGGTTAATTGGAGGTGTGTCAGGTATGAGCAACCTTTACATACACATGGCTGCCGGCGTCTCTCTAGGAAGAATGGGAAGGAGGAAACCTAAGAAACATATTCATGAAATAATCTTCGCTATCTTCTCCTTAATTCTTTCTGGATGGATATTATTCGTCTCTCTAGGCCAGCTAGAAAAATACGTGGTATATTTCTTTCTTGGATGGATAATCTTGGGATTCCTTCTAGCTGAAAGTCTAGAGATGTTCAAGGAGGATCAGGAGAAGGGATGA
- a CDS encoding transposase, with the protein MIEGVQVPVYSQERLESLAQVMALEQFKLISPNPEKLVQAAPSLLQGNRGKDYVYLTRLGEGLGSLVGKTFTFWDQCGKVGKGKFGTVLAVDESGLTVGKKGELEALRDGVGLIPWRRKGVKARSVDLVHPVRCSLMLQFADLRGESPSLFLLHSVQEVVKHVEVDYVLADAGFLNFQVLREMPVKTMVRGKSGLKGFQQLSSLRLQESVRKVEDRTYVAYRELELDGLYYYDVVYVKDKERPRHFTFVTNFKGDPYTLAELYRLRWQIEEGFKIKKARIELVRKLRNKVFLFLYYTILDNAWNLFNRVVFGYVTPGKKFISFDSFIKLL; encoded by the coding sequence ATGATAGAAGGAGTACAGGTTCCCGTGTACTCCCAAGAGAGGTTGGAGTCCCTCGCTCAAGTTATGGCATTGGAGCAGTTTAAACTTATCTCCCCCAATCCTGAGAAGCTGGTCCAGGCAGCTCCTTCCCTACTTCAGGGGAACAGGGGGAAGGACTACGTGTACCTCACGAGGTTGGGAGAGGGGTTGGGCTCGCTTGTGGGCAAGACCTTCACGTTCTGGGACCAGTGCGGGAAGGTGGGTAAGGGGAAGTTCGGGACCGTGCTTGCAGTCGACGAGAGCGGGCTCACGGTGGGGAAGAAGGGGGAGTTGGAGGCCTTGAGGGACGGAGTTGGACTCATCCCGTGGAGGAGGAAGGGAGTGAAGGCCAGGAGCGTGGACTTAGTTCACCCAGTGAGGTGTTCCCTCATGCTCCAGTTCGCCGACCTGAGAGGAGAGAGCCCTTCCCTCTTCCTCCTCCACTCGGTGCAAGAGGTCGTGAAGCACGTGGAGGTAGATTACGTGCTCGCAGACGCGGGTTTCCTCAACTTCCAGGTACTGAGGGAGATGCCCGTGAAGACCATGGTGAGGGGGAAGTCCGGGTTGAAGGGCTTTCAGCAGCTCTCCTCCCTTCGTCTCCAGGAGAGCGTAAGGAAGGTGGAAGACAGGACTTACGTGGCGTACAGGGAGCTGGAGCTCGACGGCCTCTACTACTACGACGTGGTCTACGTGAAGGACAAGGAGAGGCCCAGGCACTTCACCTTCGTCACCAACTTCAAGGGCGACCCCTACACCTTAGCTGAACTCTACAGGCTAAGGTGGCAGATCGAGGAGGGCTTCAAGATCAAGAAGGCCAGGATAGAGCTGGTGAGGAAGCTCAGGAACAAGGTCTTCCTCTTCCTCTACTACACGATACTGGACAACGCGTGGAACCTGTTCAACCGTGTCGTCTTCGGCTACGTCACTCCAGGCAAGAAGTTCATCTCCTTCGACTCCTTCATCAAACTTCTCTAA
- a CDS encoding DUF429 domain-containing protein, with the protein MECGIDLAVKRKSAVAVLEGKTIEVKFLMTDEELINTCRSASVVAIDAPLTYANGFREVDRLLISKGLRVFPPSFIKSLTERGIRLAKHLRAIETHPTSSFKLLGWDWRTISKIKDEADSVISVLTAHLYLEGGTLILRARDGEIHLLNKSPRLQKTGEKRYELVETSSLTQWCYTNFTH; encoded by the coding sequence TTGGAGTGCGGAATAGATCTAGCTGTGAAGAGGAAGTCTGCGGTCGCAGTTCTTGAGGGAAAAACAATCGAGGTAAAGTTCCTCATGACCGATGAGGAATTGATCAACACGTGTAGATCTGCATCAGTTGTAGCAATAGACGCACCTCTCACTTACGCCAATGGGTTCAGAGAGGTTGATAGACTTCTAATATCTAAGGGATTGAGGGTTTTCCCTCCATCTTTCATTAAAAGTCTCACCGAGAGGGGAATTAGGTTGGCAAAACATCTAAGAGCCATAGAGACTCATCCCACATCTTCGTTTAAGCTTCTTGGATGGGATTGGAGAACCATATCCAAGATTAAGGATGAGGCGGACTCGGTGATCTCTGTTCTAACTGCACACCTCTACCTAGAAGGAGGAACTCTAATACTAAGGGCTAGAGATGGAGAGATTCATCTCCTGAACAAGTCACCTAGACTTCAGAAGACTGGGGAGAAGAGATATGAGCTAGTTGAAACCTCATCTTTAACTCAGTGGTGTTACACCAATTTTACTCATTAA
- a CDS encoding exodeoxyribonuclease III, with protein MKLLTWNVNGLKSIMSKGLIELIKNLEYDVLMLQEVKTSQLPLDFQFLPYKAFLNPSKRKGYSGTLTLSRMEPISVKYGIGAEEFDDEGRVITLEFPSLYVINVYFPNSGEELKRLDFKLKFDQKFQEFVQGLKKPTVICGDFNVAHEEIDIARPKDNVNHAGFTPEERKWFHEFLSTGFIDTFRMFVKDGGHYSWWSYRFHAREKNIGWRIDYCLVSKELEPMVKKAEILEKVLGSDHAPVVLELMD; from the coding sequence TTGAAATTACTCACATGGAACGTTAACGGCTTAAAATCTATCATGTCAAAGGGACTAATTGAACTTATCAAGAATCTGGAGTACGACGTGTTAATGCTCCAGGAAGTGAAGACGAGCCAGCTCCCTCTAGACTTCCAATTTCTCCCGTATAAGGCCTTCTTAAATCCATCAAAAAGGAAAGGATATAGCGGGACCCTTACCCTATCTAGAATGGAGCCTATATCCGTGAAATACGGAATCGGCGCGGAGGAATTTGATGATGAAGGAAGGGTCATCACTCTTGAATTCCCCAGTCTCTACGTCATCAATGTGTACTTTCCCAATTCTGGAGAGGAGTTAAAGAGATTGGACTTCAAGCTTAAGTTCGATCAGAAATTCCAAGAATTCGTTCAAGGACTGAAGAAACCCACTGTTATTTGCGGAGATTTTAACGTGGCCCATGAGGAGATTGATATTGCGAGGCCTAAGGATAACGTGAATCACGCAGGTTTCACACCGGAAGAGAGGAAGTGGTTTCATGAATTCCTTTCAACTGGCTTCATTGATACCTTCAGGATGTTTGTAAAGGATGGAGGACATTACTCCTGGTGGTCATATAGGTTTCACGCTAGGGAAAAGAACATAGGCTGGAGAATTGATTACTGCCTTGTCTCTAAGGAACTTGAACCGATGGTGAAGAAAGCCGAAATTCTAGAAAAGGTGTTGGGATCTGACCATGCGCCTGTCGTTCTTGAATTAATGGACTAG
- a CDS encoding DNA polymerase domain-containing protein: MEGYVIDAIPYPGKIRVILNGNREFWVKTTYPIYVITERPEMIMEHPSVVSHYEEEWKTLTGTTVTLHRYELMDTEAYLYISKRVKVVNQLPTLLSQVMDRLGIQPFRKVRVEGDKISSYDLNFQFPLVSYATVITMDWYGPSERGRMYEANINGKIERGFLQDLDLEVDVAGCTGRACDHVRAPVKLRLERQRSPVSLKGLIEWSMTCKTPIKELVDATIGKALTTNEAWIAFKRRIIVPEVVPRVEKLRSLDDLTLMDKGGLVIFPKVGCFDEVWQMDFSSMYPSLIVKYNISAETVDACNDLETEIGHTICMKEKGIVPEALSWLIDRKEKLKEVDEERAEAIKWILVASFGYLGYRNSKFGKIEAYELVTYFARRTLRRAIEIVQESGAEVLHGIIDSLVIRGDAPSLAWKIMDETGIKLRWKKFKWMILGARRDGLPYPMRYFGLSEDGMKHKGVIRRNMPNLVKDFLQDTISLLSRAETCNDIRGLRSNVIETLRKYERRALNGEPQDYVIWVKGVPYIRGIRGFYDARSGFKGRDVTYYVNYLKRTTNEVFQVVWE, encoded by the coding sequence ATGGAAGGTTACGTAATAGATGCGATACCATATCCAGGTAAGATCAGAGTGATACTGAACGGAAATAGGGAGTTCTGGGTAAAGACGACATATCCAATTTACGTGATTACAGAGAGACCGGAAATGATAATGGAACATCCCTCGGTTGTGTCGCATTACGAGGAAGAATGGAAAACGTTGACTGGAACAACGGTCACCTTGCACAGATACGAACTCATGGACACGGAGGCTTACCTATACATCTCAAAGAGGGTGAAGGTTGTGAATCAGCTCCCCACTCTACTCTCCCAGGTTATGGATAGGCTCGGGATTCAGCCCTTTAGGAAAGTGAGAGTAGAAGGTGACAAGATCTCGTCCTATGATCTTAACTTCCAATTTCCCCTCGTAAGTTATGCCACCGTAATAACAATGGACTGGTACGGCCCTTCGGAAAGGGGTAGAATGTACGAAGCTAACATCAACGGAAAGATAGAGAGGGGATTTCTTCAGGATCTAGATCTAGAGGTTGACGTTGCTGGTTGTACTGGGAGAGCATGCGATCACGTGAGAGCCCCAGTCAAGTTAAGGCTTGAACGGCAGAGGTCTCCGGTCTCCCTGAAGGGATTAATTGAGTGGTCCATGACATGTAAGACCCCAATTAAGGAACTCGTGGATGCAACCATAGGAAAGGCTCTGACCACGAACGAGGCCTGGATAGCCTTTAAGAGGAGAATAATTGTCCCAGAAGTTGTACCTAGAGTTGAGAAGCTGAGAAGCCTAGATGACCTCACCCTAATGGATAAGGGGGGCTTGGTAATTTTCCCCAAGGTTGGATGCTTCGATGAGGTCTGGCAGATGGACTTCTCTTCAATGTATCCGTCCCTCATTGTTAAGTACAATATATCAGCTGAGACCGTAGACGCGTGTAATGACTTAGAGACGGAGATAGGTCACACAATCTGCATGAAGGAGAAGGGAATAGTACCTGAGGCCCTGTCCTGGCTCATAGATAGAAAGGAGAAACTGAAGGAAGTAGATGAGGAAAGGGCTGAGGCAATAAAATGGATACTTGTAGCGTCGTTTGGATACCTAGGTTATAGGAACTCTAAGTTTGGTAAGATTGAGGCCTACGAACTTGTTACGTATTTTGCAAGGAGAACATTAAGGAGAGCTATTGAGATAGTACAAGAGTCCGGGGCAGAGGTATTACACGGGATAATTGACTCCCTAGTTATAAGGGGAGATGCTCCTTCCCTGGCTTGGAAAATAATGGATGAGACTGGGATTAAATTACGCTGGAAGAAGTTCAAGTGGATGATCCTAGGGGCTAGACGGGATGGACTCCCCTATCCCATGAGGTACTTCGGTCTGTCCGAGGACGGAATGAAACACAAGGGTGTTATCAGAAGGAACATGCCCAACTTGGTTAAGGACTTTCTACAGGATACCATTTCTTTATTGTCTAGGGCTGAAACCTGCAACGATATCAGAGGACTTAGGTCAAACGTTATTGAAACGTTGAGGAAATACGAAAGGAGAGCATTAAACGGAGAGCCCCAAGACTATGTAATCTGGGTGAAGGGAGTGCCATACATCAGAGGGATCAGGGGATTTTATGATGCCAGATCTGGTTTCAAGGGTAGAGATGTGACATACTACGTGAACTACTTGAAAAGGACTACCAACGAGGTTTTTCAAGTTGTATGGGAATAA
- a CDS encoding alpha/beta hydrolase-fold protein, protein METRFFEIESEVLKDNPWNDSYKRRVATISVGNPQGAPIVLYLSGYFSTSLAQLNIDPLSETLRDKLHRLHREGKIGNLILLLPDTFTKLGGNQYLDSKAVGLYESHLIKEIIPLVKEHYSSINVGVMGKSSGGYGALHLGSKYNFKAVAAHSADAYFEYAYLPLFPKVIQTLRRAGNPREFVDMFWSSQDRKRKDLLDAMMIVGLSGFYSPEETLELPFELDTGKLREDVWKHWISLDPVRFLASRKENLSGKYLYIDVGTRDDFNLQYGNRIIHQMLSAWGISHAYEEFQAGHMNTSYRYDVSLAYLSRYLSVE, encoded by the coding sequence ATGGAAACTCGATTCTTTGAAATTGAAAGTGAAGTGCTTAAGGACAATCCGTGGAACGATTCCTATAAGAGGAGAGTAGCTACGATTTCCGTGGGAAATCCGCAGGGCGCCCCTATTGTTCTCTATCTCAGCGGGTATTTCTCTACCAGTTTGGCACAACTTAACATAGATCCGCTCTCAGAAACGTTAAGGGACAAACTCCATAGACTTCATAGGGAAGGCAAGATAGGGAACCTGATTCTACTCCTCCCAGACACTTTCACTAAATTAGGCGGTAATCAATATCTGGATTCTAAGGCAGTGGGTCTCTACGAATCTCACTTAATTAAGGAAATTATACCGTTGGTTAAAGAGCACTACTCTTCAATTAACGTTGGTGTTATGGGTAAGTCGTCTGGAGGCTACGGAGCTTTACATCTGGGGAGTAAGTATAATTTTAAGGCAGTCGCTGCCCATTCCGCTGACGCCTACTTCGAATACGCTTACCTCCCACTTTTCCCCAAGGTCATCCAGACCCTCCGCAGGGCAGGAAATCCCAGAGAGTTCGTTGATATGTTTTGGTCTTCACAAGATCGAAAGAGGAAGGATCTCTTGGACGCCATGATGATAGTAGGTCTATCAGGTTTTTATTCTCCTGAGGAAACCTTGGAGTTACCCTTTGAACTGGATACTGGAAAATTAAGAGAAGACGTGTGGAAGCATTGGATATCCCTTGATCCCGTGAGGTTTTTGGCATCAAGAAAGGAAAATTTGAGTGGTAAATATCTCTATATTGATGTCGGGACTAGGGACGACTTTAACCTACAGTACGGGAATAGGATAATTCATCAAATGTTAAGTGCTTGGGGGATTTCCCATGCTTATGAGGAATTTCAAGCAGGTCACATGAACACCTCCTATCGTTATGATGTGTCCCTAGCTTATCTTTCAAGGTATCTTAGTGTGGAGTAG